The following are encoded together in the uncultured Sphaerochaeta sp. genome:
- a CDS encoding bifunctional aspartate carbamoyltransferase catalytic subunit/aspartate carbamoyltransferase regulatory subunit has protein sequence MEKQNVFAGRSLCVIEDFSKEERMYLFDQVRNLKQAMEQRDEEKLTPFRIDDRDFGIYEVFLEDSTRTKESFKNAANFHHAKVSELNSDSSSFNKGESYADTFNTLSGYENTIFIIRSKVEGVTRHLEDACAAYAERNKLYRKPVFINAGDGKHEHPTQELLDEFTFLEDNQWSNEELHLALVGDLFHGRTVHSKADGLKIFKQVKVDLVAPVELAMPEVYVNRMEENGYQVRIFSSIEEYLAQPDVASKWYFTRPQLERMGDRILQRQEELRRSITFREEFLDRIKEGTTFYHPLPRHKVTPTIPTFLDDTPLNGWERQSINGMYVRIVLLSLLAGKIGSEFVPVVKKAVYESEDYITEVDLHSRETKEKRVSEGVQPIRNGLVIDHILKGDSPGEIRRHMRLISSVLGLDAYKGGEWVSTSGQEDIFKGIIFRPGEYSLDRKQLKRLSAVAPGCTLNLIKEGRVINKFRLHLPPRIYNFEDLACTNEACISHPDQGEGVPAMFHRTKDNTFVCAFCNKTHTFKEIWKRGNK, from the coding sequence ATGGAAAAACAGAATGTGTTTGCAGGACGATCGTTGTGTGTTATTGAGGATTTTTCCAAAGAAGAACGTATGTACCTCTTTGATCAGGTACGTAATCTTAAGCAAGCGATGGAGCAGAGAGATGAAGAGAAACTTACCCCTTTTAGAATTGATGATAGGGATTTCGGCATCTATGAAGTGTTCCTGGAAGATAGTACCAGGACCAAGGAATCTTTCAAGAATGCTGCCAACTTCCATCATGCAAAAGTCTCTGAACTGAACAGCGACAGTTCTTCCTTCAACAAGGGAGAGAGCTATGCCGATACCTTCAACACCCTGAGTGGATATGAGAATACCATCTTCATCATCCGAAGCAAGGTCGAGGGTGTTACCAGGCATCTGGAAGATGCTTGCGCTGCTTATGCAGAGCGCAATAAACTCTATCGCAAACCGGTATTCATCAATGCAGGGGATGGAAAGCATGAGCATCCTACCCAAGAATTGCTGGATGAGTTCACCTTTCTTGAAGACAATCAATGGAGCAACGAGGAACTGCATCTTGCATTGGTCGGGGATCTATTCCACGGACGAACTGTACACTCAAAAGCTGATGGCCTGAAAATATTCAAGCAGGTCAAGGTGGATTTGGTAGCCCCCGTAGAGCTGGCAATGCCGGAAGTCTACGTGAACCGGATGGAAGAAAATGGTTACCAAGTTCGCATCTTCTCTTCCATCGAAGAATATCTTGCGCAACCTGATGTGGCTTCCAAGTGGTACTTCACTCGTCCACAGCTGGAGCGAATGGGGGACAGGATCCTTCAGAGGCAGGAAGAGCTGCGTCGATCCATTACATTCAGGGAAGAGTTCTTGGACAGGATCAAGGAAGGTACCACCTTCTATCATCCGCTTCCACGACACAAGGTAACTCCCACAATTCCCACCTTCCTTGATGACACACCCCTTAATGGATGGGAACGACAATCGATCAACGGCATGTATGTGAGGATTGTATTGCTTTCACTGCTTGCAGGAAAAATCGGCAGCGAATTTGTCCCTGTGGTTAAAAAGGCAGTGTATGAGAGCGAGGACTACATTACAGAGGTAGACTTGCACTCCCGGGAAACAAAAGAAAAGAGAGTGAGTGAAGGAGTGCAACCAATCCGAAATGGCTTGGTCATTGACCACATTCTCAAGGGAGACAGTCCCGGCGAGATCAGGCGACATATGAGGCTTATCAGCAGTGTGCTTGGCTTGGACGCATATAAAGGTGGGGAGTGGGTAAGTACCAGTGGCCAGGAAGATATCTTCAAAGGCATCATATTTCGGCCAGGTGAGTACAGCCTTGACCGCAAGCAACTCAAGCGGCTGAGTGCAGTAGCTCCTGGTTGCACGCTGAACCTGATCAAGGAGGGGAGGGTCATTAATAAATTCCGCTTGCATCTTCCCCCCCGTATCTATAACTTTGAGGATCTGGCTTGCACGAATGAAGCATGTATCTCCCACCCTGACCAGGGAGAGGGGGTTCCAGCCATGTTCCATCGAACCAAGGACAACACCTTTGTCTGTGCTTTCTGTAACAAGACACACACCTTCAAGGAAATCTGGAAGCGTGGAAATAAATAG